The genomic interval GACGCTTCTCAACTATAAAACCAGCAGGGGAAAACTATGCTCAGGCAACGCGGAATCAGTTTGTCGGGATTGCTGGTCGCATCGGTTGTGATCATCTTCGCCGCGCTATTGCTATTCAGGGTTTTGCCAGCCTACATAGAGTACTTTACGGTTAAAAAAACCCTGAACCGCATCGCCAGCGACCCGGAAATGCAAAAAGCAACGCCCGCGCAAATTCGCAGCGCATTCGGCAAATCGAGCCAGATAGACGATATCACCGCCGTGACGCCGCAAGACCTTGAGATCTCGAAAGACAGTAACCGGCTGGTGCTGAACGCAAGCTACGCCAAGCGCGTACCGATTGTTGCGAACGTATCGGCCTGCTTCGATTTTCTCGCATCCAGCGAGTAGTGGCGTGAAGCAGGGCGCCGTAAGTCATTCTGGACTCCGCATCAGCGAGCGCCTCGCTTACAGCTTCGTCCAACCCGAACTGCTGCGCCGCGCGCTGACCCATCGCAGCCACAGTGCGAATAACAACGAGCGCCTGGAATTTCTGGGCGACAGCGTGCTGAATTGTCTGATCGCCGATGCGCTGTATCAGCAGTTTCCGCGGCTTTCCGAAGGCGAGCTGTCGCGTCTGCGGGCGAGCCTGGTCAATCAGCAAACGCTGTACGAAATCGCGCAAGCCCTGAACCTCGGCGAGGAGATCTTGCTGGGCGAAGGGGAATTGAAAAGCGGCGGTTTCCGGCGCCCTTCGATACTCGCCGATGCTCTGGAAGCTGTCCTCGCCGCGGTTTTTCTCGATGGCGGATTCGATTGCGTCCGGCAGGTCGTGCATCATCTGTTCTCGCCGCTGTTGCGCGGCCTCGATCCCGGCACGATGCTCAAGGACCCGAAGACAGTGCTGCAGGAATACCTGCAGGCGCGGCGCATCGCGTTACCGCAATACAGCGTCCGCGCGACGCGCGGCGAGGCGCACGAGCAGGAGTTTCAGGTCGAATGCACGATTGCCGAATTGAATGTCCAAGCCACCGGCGAAGGCATGAGCCGGCGCAGCGCCGAGCAGAATGCCGCGAGGCTCGCGTATCAACTGGCGGCGCGGGCTTGACCGGATTGCCGGCAGCCTGTTTGCGCTCTGAACCCTGTTATGCAATCCGCCGCGCAACCTCTCGGGCAACCCCCTTTTCGCGTTGGACATATCGCCATCGTCGGGCGACCCAACGTCGGCAAATCTACATTGTTCAACCATCTCGTCGGGCAGAAGCTCAGCATCACCTCGCGCAAGGCGCAAACCACACGTCATCGCGTCGCCGGGATTTTGAATCGGGAGCGGGCGCAGTTCGTCTTTGTCGATACGCCGGGTTTCCAGACCCGGCATCTGAACGCGTTGAACAGCGCCCTGAATCGCAGCGTCAAACAAGCGCTGCGCGAAGTCGATATCGTATTGCTGGTCATCGAGGCTGGCCAGTTGGGCGCGCGCGATCGCGAGGTCATCAGATTGCTGCCGGCCGCCCGACCGGTGTTGGCCGTCATCAACAAAATCGATCGGCTTGAGGATCAGGCATTGCTGTTGCCGCTGATGGAAAAGCTGGCCGTGGAATTCGCTTTCACGGCGATCGTTCCGGTTTCGGCCAAACAAGGGAAGGGGATGGCCGAATTGACCGCTGCGATCGCGGGCCATTTGCCGGAGCAGGAACCGCTTTATCCGGACGATCAGGTGACCGATCGCGACGAGCGTTTTTTCGCGGCCGAATCGATACGCGAGAAGCTGTTCCGTTCGCTCGGAGAGGAGCTTCCTTATGCATGCAGCGTGGCGATCGACCAGTTTGTCGAAGATGGCGGTTTGCGCCGTATCCACGCCACCATCTTCGTTGACAAGCCGGGGCAGAAAGCCATCGTCATCGGCGAACGCGGAGAAAAGCTGAAAGAAATCGCCACGGCGGCGCGGCTCGATATGGAGCGCTTGTTCGGCGGCAAGGTTTTTCTGAAGGTCTGGGTCAAGGTCAAAAGCGGCTGGGCCGACGACAGCCGCGCGCTGGCGCGGTTTGGCTATGATCCGTAACACTCTCGCGACTGTGGATGGCCGCGGATAAAGCGCGGCAGGATGCGCAGACTGCCTTCGTTCTGCATACCTATCCATTCCGCGAGACCAGCCTGGTCATCGAGATATTCGCCCGCGATGCCGGACGCGTTGCGCTGGTTGCGCGCGGCGCGCGGCGGCCGAAGTCGGCCCTGCGCGGCGCGCTGCTTGCGTTCCAGCCGCTCGCCCTGAGCTGGTTCGGCAAAAACGAATTGCGCACTCTGCATCGCGCCGAATGGCTGGGCGGGTTGCCGATGCTGCATGGCGAAGCGCTGATCTGCGGCTTCTACCTGAACGAATTGCTGCTCAAACTGCTCGCGCGCGACGATCCGCATCCGCTGCTGTTCGACAGCTATCACGCCGCGCTGCAGGAATTGGCCGGCGCCGGCGAAGTGGCGCCTATCCTGCGCCGATTCGAGAAGCGTTTTCTGCAGGAATTGGGTTACGCGCTGACCTTGACCCGCGATGCGCGCAACGGCGCCACGATAGAAGCCGATCGGCAATATGCGTATGTCATGGAGCGCGGCGCGCTGCCGGTCGCGCCCGCCGGCGTCAGGGAAAAAAAGGTAGAATCGGTCGGCCCAGGAACCGGCGGCGGAAAGCCTCCGCTTGTCGAAATCAGCGGCAAGACCTTGCTCGATATGGCGCGTGACGACTATTCGGATGCTACGACTTTGCAGCAAAGCAAACTCCTGATGCGCGCGATTATCGATCACTATCTCGGCGCGCAAAGTCTGAATACGCGGCAACTGATGAAAGACCTGCGGCAACTATGATTCAGCTCGGCGTCAATATCGACCACGTCGCGACCTTGCGTCAGGCGCGCGGCACGCTTTATCCGAGCCCGATCGAAGCAGCGCTGCGCGCAGAATCCGCCGGAGCGGATTCGATCACGCTGCATCTGCGCGAGGATCGCCGTCATATCCAGGACAGCGATGTCGAAATCCTGCGCCAACTGCTGCAGACGCGCATGAATCTCGAATCGGCATTGACGGACGAAATGCTGCGCTTCGCTTTACGTATCAGGCCGCACGATGTTTGCCTCGTTCCCGAACGCCGCGCCGAACTGACTACCGAGGGCGGGCTCGATGTCTTGCGTCATTTCGACCGCGTCAAGGAGGCGTGCGCCAGGTTTGCCGATGCCGGCGTGCGCGTGTCGCTGTTCATCGATGCCGAGCGCGCCCAGATCGATGCCGCCAGCGAGGCCGGTGCGCCGGTCATTGAGATTCATACCGGCCATTACAGTGGTGCGCCGACGGCGGTAGCGCAAATGCATGAGCTGCAAAAAATCGAAGACGCCGCGACATATGCCGAATCGATCGGTCTGCGCGTACACGCCGGACATGGCT from Burkholderiales bacterium carries:
- a CDS encoding DUF4845 domain-containing protein; its protein translation is MLRQRGISLSGLLVASVVIIFAALLLFRVLPAYIEYFTVKKTLNRIASDPEMQKATPAQIRSAFGKSSQIDDITAVTPQDLEISKDSNRLVLNASYAKRVPIVANVSACFDFLASSE
- the rnc gene encoding ribonuclease III codes for the protein MSERLAYSFVQPELLRRALTHRSHSANNNERLEFLGDSVLNCLIADALYQQFPRLSEGELSRLRASLVNQQTLYEIAQALNLGEEILLGEGELKSGGFRRPSILADALEAVLAAVFLDGGFDCVRQVVHHLFSPLLRGLDPGTMLKDPKTVLQEYLQARRIALPQYSVRATRGEAHEQEFQVECTIAELNVQATGEGMSRRSAEQNAARLAYQLAARA
- the era gene encoding GTPase Era; its protein translation is MQSAAQPLGQPPFRVGHIAIVGRPNVGKSTLFNHLVGQKLSITSRKAQTTRHRVAGILNRERAQFVFVDTPGFQTRHLNALNSALNRSVKQALREVDIVLLVIEAGQLGARDREVIRLLPAARPVLAVINKIDRLEDQALLLPLMEKLAVEFAFTAIVPVSAKQGKGMAELTAAIAGHLPEQEPLYPDDQVTDRDERFFAAESIREKLFRSLGEELPYACSVAIDQFVEDGGLRRIHATIFVDKPGQKAIVIGERGEKLKEIATAARLDMERLFGGKVFLKVWVKVKSGWADDSRALARFGYDP
- the recO gene encoding DNA repair protein RecO, which encodes MAADKARQDAQTAFVLHTYPFRETSLVIEIFARDAGRVALVARGARRPKSALRGALLAFQPLALSWFGKNELRTLHRAEWLGGLPMLHGEALICGFYLNELLLKLLARDDPHPLLFDSYHAALQELAGAGEVAPILRRFEKRFLQELGYALTLTRDARNGATIEADRQYAYVMERGALPVAPAGVREKKVESVGPGTGGGKPPLVEISGKTLLDMARDDYSDATTLQQSKLLMRAIIDHYLGAQSLNTRQLMKDLRQL
- the pdxJ gene encoding pyridoxine 5'-phosphate synthase is translated as MIQLGVNIDHVATLRQARGTLYPSPIEAALRAESAGADSITLHLREDRRHIQDSDVEILRQLLQTRMNLESALTDEMLRFALRIRPHDVCLVPERRAELTTEGGLDVLRHFDRVKEACARFADAGVRVSLFIDAERAQIDAASEAGAPVIEIHTGHYSGAPTAVAQMHELQKIEDAATYAESIGLRVHAGHGLHYHNVLAIAAIPCMRELNIGHAIVAHALFAGWDAAVREMKQLMAAARVRTGC